In Vibrio diazotrophicus, the following proteins share a genomic window:
- the ubiH gene encoding 2-octaprenyl-6-methoxyphenyl hydroxylase, producing the protein MSQVKSFDVIIAGGAMAGATLALALHQLSQGRLSVAVVEPYQTDHQQHPGFDARSIALSYGTVQILQRFGLWESLQSVATPIEHIHVSDRSHAGMTDITKEEVGVNALGYVVELADVGRIYAEKIEKTSSITLYCPQSIQSVERNINKVTAILSNGEQIEAKLLVAADGAVSTCCEQVGLPLQEHDFEQVAIIANVVTSEAHQGRAFERFTSHGPIALLPMSDNRMSLVWCLPPDKAQAVMAYDDDVFLNQLQAEFGWRLGKLEKTGARSAYPLLLRYREQNISHRFAIVGNAAQSLHPIAGQGFNLGIRDVASLAEEIVHAEDVGSYALLTKFKRRRDNDRTATITLTSSLVHLFSNDWLTLRIGRNLGLAVMDNIPVLKTPLLRRTLGVVNR; encoded by the coding sequence GTGAGCCAAGTAAAATCGTTTGATGTGATTATTGCTGGTGGTGCTATGGCTGGAGCGACGCTGGCTCTGGCATTGCATCAATTGAGCCAAGGACGCTTATCTGTTGCGGTTGTTGAGCCGTATCAAACCGATCATCAGCAACATCCCGGTTTTGATGCTCGTTCTATTGCTCTGTCTTATGGAACCGTCCAAATCTTGCAACGCTTTGGACTTTGGGAATCGCTTCAGTCTGTAGCCACACCTATCGAGCATATTCATGTCTCTGATCGTTCCCATGCCGGAATGACGGATATCACGAAAGAAGAAGTGGGCGTTAACGCATTAGGCTATGTGGTTGAGTTGGCTGATGTTGGACGAATCTATGCAGAGAAGATCGAGAAAACATCCAGCATTACTCTGTATTGCCCGCAAAGTATTCAAAGCGTAGAGCGCAACATCAATAAAGTCACAGCGATTTTATCTAATGGTGAACAAATAGAAGCTAAGCTACTAGTAGCGGCTGATGGTGCGGTGTCCACTTGTTGTGAACAAGTCGGCTTACCACTGCAAGAACACGATTTTGAACAGGTAGCCATCATTGCCAATGTGGTTACGAGCGAAGCTCATCAAGGTCGTGCGTTCGAGCGATTTACCTCTCATGGTCCGATAGCGTTATTGCCGATGAGTGACAATCGAATGTCGTTAGTTTGGTGTTTACCGCCAGATAAAGCACAAGCTGTTATGGCTTATGACGACGACGTGTTTCTCAATCAATTGCAAGCTGAGTTTGGCTGGCGTTTAGGTAAGCTTGAAAAAACGGGTGCAAGAAGCGCGTATCCGTTGCTATTGAGATATCGAGAACAAAATATCTCACATCGTTTTGCCATTGTGGGGAACGCCGCTCAATCACTTCATCCTATTGCTGGGCAAGGTTTCAATCTTGGCATCCGTGATGTTGCCAGTTTGGCTGAAGAGATCGTTCATGCTGAGGATGTGGGAAGTTACGCACTTCTGACAAAATTTAAGCGCAGACGTGACAACGACAGAACGGCAACGATTACGCTAACTTCCAGTCTGGTTCATCTGTTTTCAAATGACTGGCTAACTCTGCGTATTGGAAGAAATTTAGGATTAGCAGTGATGGATAACATTCCGGTGCTAAAAACTCCGCTGTTACGCCGCACCTTGGGTGTGGTTAATCGATAA
- a CDS encoding 5-formyltetrahydrofolate cyclo-ligase, with the protein MLYSRQELRTLIRDKRNQLASDVQFQASQELIERFSTLPEMRTCQKIALYLSTDGELDTQPLIEWLWSQGKSIYLPVLHPFSAGHLLFLHCQPETPMTYNKFGILEPKLNQTLICPVKELDLICTPLVAFDSQGHRLGMGGGYYDRTLEPWFTTGKGASPLGLAHDCQHVDELPTEEWDVPLPKIVTPSQIWQW; encoded by the coding sequence ATGTTGTATTCACGACAAGAACTAAGAACACTTATCCGCGATAAACGTAATCAACTTGCCAGTGATGTTCAGTTTCAGGCAAGCCAAGAGCTTATTGAACGTTTTTCCACTCTGCCAGAAATGCGCACATGCCAGAAGATTGCTCTCTATCTCTCAACCGATGGCGAACTGGATACCCAACCGTTAATTGAATGGCTTTGGTCACAAGGTAAAAGTATTTACCTGCCTGTCTTACACCCTTTTTCTGCTGGTCATTTACTGTTTCTGCATTGTCAGCCAGAGACACCGATGACTTACAACAAATTTGGCATTCTTGAGCCTAAACTCAATCAAACCCTCATTTGTCCGGTCAAAGAACTGGATCTTATCTGCACACCATTGGTTGCTTTTGACTCTCAGGGCCATAGATTAGGCATGGGCGGCGGCTATTATGACCGAACTCTCGAACCTTGGTTTACTACAGGTAAAGGGGCATCTCCATTAGGTTTAGCTCATGATTGCCAGCATGTAGACGAACTGCCAACAGAAGAGTGGGATGTTCCCTTGCCTAAAATCGTTACTCCTAGCCAAATTTGGCAGTGGTAA
- the serA gene encoding phosphoglycerate dehydrogenase: MAKVSLEKEKIKILLLEGLHPSSVEVLQAAGYTNIEYHKGSLDEEQLIEAIKDVHFIGIRSRTNLTEKVINAADKLVAIGCFCIGTNQVDLDAAAVRGVPVFNAPFSNTRSVAELVLGEILLLLRGIPEKNALAHRGIWKKSADNSYEARGKALGIIGYGHIGTQLGIIAENLGMRVYFYDIENKLSLGNATQIHTMSELLNKCDVISLHVPETPETKNMMGKDEFDRMKPGSIFINAARGTVVDIPALCDAMESGHLAGAAIDVFPTEPGSNKEAFESPLMKFDNVILTPHVGGSTQEAQENIGIEVAGKLAKYSDNGSTLSSVNFPEVSLPEHRQCSRLLHIHENRPGILTQINTIFASEGINIAAQYLQTTGNIGYVVIDVEADRSLEALDKLKGIEGTIRARILH, translated from the coding sequence ATGGCCAAAGTTTCACTGGAAAAAGAAAAAATTAAGATACTACTCCTTGAAGGACTTCACCCATCTTCGGTAGAAGTTCTGCAAGCTGCTGGCTACACCAACATTGAATACCACAAGGGTTCGCTAGACGAAGAGCAATTGATTGAAGCTATCAAAGATGTTCATTTCATTGGTATTCGCTCCCGTACTAACCTAACAGAAAAAGTGATTAACGCTGCAGATAAACTGGTAGCGATTGGCTGTTTCTGTATTGGTACAAACCAAGTAGATCTTGATGCCGCTGCTGTGCGCGGTGTTCCAGTGTTCAACGCGCCATTCTCAAACACGCGTAGTGTTGCAGAACTTGTTCTGGGTGAAATCCTACTTCTATTACGTGGCATCCCTGAAAAGAATGCACTTGCGCACCGTGGTATTTGGAAGAAGAGCGCAGATAACTCATACGAAGCTCGTGGTAAAGCTCTAGGTATCATCGGTTATGGCCACATCGGTACTCAGCTAGGTATCATCGCTGAAAACTTAGGTATGCGCGTGTACTTCTACGATATCGAAAACAAGCTATCACTGGGTAATGCAACTCAAATTCACACCATGAGCGAACTACTGAATAAATGTGATGTTATCTCTCTTCATGTTCCTGAAACACCAGAAACAAAGAACATGATGGGTAAAGACGAATTTGACCGCATGAAGCCAGGTTCAATCTTCATTAACGCAGCACGTGGCACTGTTGTTGATATCCCTGCGCTATGTGATGCGATGGAATCTGGTCACCTAGCAGGTGCTGCTATCGACGTATTCCCAACAGAGCCAGGTTCAAACAAAGAAGCGTTTGAATCTCCGCTGATGAAATTTGATAACGTTATTCTGACTCCTCACGTGGGTGGTTCAACTCAGGAAGCACAAGAGAATATCGGTATTGAAGTTGCAGGCAAGCTAGCGAAATACTCAGACAACGGTTCTACGCTTTCAAGTGTTAACTTCCCTGAAGTTTCTCTACCAGAGCATCGTCAATGTTCACGTCTGCTGCACATTCACGAAAACCGCCCTGGTATTTTGACGCAAATTAACACCATTTTTGCATCAGAAGGCATCAACATCGCTGCTCAGTACCTACAAACAACCGGAAACATCGGTTATGTGGTTATTGACGTTGAAGCGGATCGCTCGTTAGAAGCACTGGATAAACTAAAAGGTATCGAAGGCACTATTCGCGCACGTATCCTTCACTAA
- the leuO gene encoding transcriptional regulator LeuO, with the protein MLDKNGGMGAISSYRMESVLRGVDLNLLTVFDAVMQEQNITRAAHNLGMSQPAVSNAVARLKVMFNDELFMRQGRGIQPTQRARQLFGPIRQALQLIRNELPSSVFAPETSSRLFKLAICSPCDIRFAPKIMETIHEIAPSIQLHLDAEFDRMLAERMRYQDTDFVIDYAHFDGQGFSSTELFQDELVVVAAKSHPRIQGKVTREELTQEKHAKLSKIHGQRSFSEQAYQELYCSSSYEGTSLSNVLYVVGQSELVTVAPRWMVENVANADMLQILDFPFDNAKISGYLSWHESSEKDRGHIWLRDQLMMICREVIARK; encoded by the coding sequence ATGTTAGATAAAAACGGCGGCATGGGAGCCATTTCTAGTTATCGTATGGAAAGCGTTTTACGTGGTGTCGATTTAAACCTGCTGACGGTTTTTGATGCTGTAATGCAAGAGCAAAATATTACTCGTGCAGCTCATAATCTGGGTATGTCGCAGCCTGCGGTAAGTAATGCGGTTGCTCGTCTTAAAGTAATGTTTAATGACGAACTCTTCATGCGCCAAGGTCGTGGTATTCAGCCTACTCAGCGTGCTCGTCAGTTGTTTGGTCCAATTCGCCAAGCTCTTCAACTTATCCGTAATGAGTTACCAAGTTCTGTGTTTGCGCCAGAAACATCCAGTCGCTTATTCAAACTGGCTATTTGCAGCCCGTGTGATATTCGTTTTGCACCGAAGATCATGGAAACCATTCATGAAATTGCGCCAAGTATCCAATTGCACTTAGATGCAGAATTTGACCGCATGTTGGCGGAGCGTATGCGTTATCAAGATACTGATTTTGTTATCGACTACGCACATTTCGATGGACAGGGATTCTCAAGCACAGAGCTTTTCCAAGATGAGTTAGTGGTTGTTGCAGCAAAATCTCACCCTCGTATTCAAGGCAAAGTGACTCGCGAAGAGCTGACACAAGAGAAGCACGCTAAGCTATCAAAAATTCACGGCCAACGCAGTTTTTCAGAGCAGGCTTATCAAGAGCTATACTGCTCTTCAAGTTACGAAGGCACGAGCTTAAGCAACGTTTTGTACGTGGTTGGTCAATCTGAGCTTGTTACTGTTGCGCCTCGCTGGATGGTAGAAAACGTGGCAAATGCAGATATGCTACAAATCCTAGACTTCCCGTTTGATAACGCGAAAATCAGCGGTTACTTAAGCTGGCATGAATCGAGTGAAAAAGACCGTGGTCACATTTGGTTACGAGACCAATTGATGATGATTTGTCGCGAAGTGATTGCCCGCAAATAA
- a CDS encoding MJ1255/VC2487 family glycosyltransferase, which translates to MKILYGVQGTGNGHIARARAMSEAFKNTDAKVDFLFSGREAQKFFSMESFGDYQIRRGLTFVFEQGRVNYLQTALNNSPLQLMNEIRQLDLSGYELILNDFEPVSAWAAKRQKKDVIGISHQNAFRYPVPLKGASWLDKQIMQRFAPANYNLGLHWYHFDQPILPPIVHTTVQDMLNQDFILVYLPFEDVDQVCELLFRFVNKSFICYHPQVIEPETVENVELRPLCHSSFQYHLHRCDGVIANGGFELPSEALSLGKKLLLKPLIGQFEQQSNVATLETLGLASAMDFLDVSAVSKWLDEKQAERVIYPNVAQAIVEWILQGNWSNQQDLCDGLWQQVDFPSYASVN; encoded by the coding sequence AATACCGATGCGAAAGTGGATTTCTTGTTTTCCGGTCGCGAAGCACAAAAATTTTTCTCTATGGAGAGTTTTGGTGATTACCAGATCCGTCGTGGATTAACCTTTGTGTTTGAACAAGGACGAGTAAACTATCTCCAAACCGCGCTCAACAATAGCCCCTTACAATTAATGAATGAAATTCGCCAATTGGATTTGTCGGGTTATGAGCTGATTCTGAATGATTTTGAACCCGTGTCTGCATGGGCGGCAAAACGCCAGAAGAAGGATGTCATTGGTATCAGCCATCAAAATGCATTTCGCTATCCAGTACCGTTAAAAGGTGCAAGCTGGCTAGATAAACAAATTATGCAGCGTTTCGCGCCAGCAAATTATAATTTAGGCCTGCATTGGTACCATTTTGATCAACCGATACTGCCTCCGATTGTTCATACCACAGTGCAAGACATGCTCAACCAAGACTTCATTTTGGTTTATCTGCCTTTTGAAGATGTTGACCAGGTGTGTGAACTGTTATTCCGCTTCGTGAACAAATCTTTCATTTGTTATCACCCTCAGGTTATAGAGCCGGAGACGGTGGAAAACGTTGAGTTAAGACCTCTGTGCCACAGCAGTTTCCAATACCATCTCCATCGCTGTGATGGTGTGATTGCCAATGGCGGTTTTGAGCTGCCTTCTGAAGCTCTTTCATTAGGCAAAAAACTGTTGTTGAAACCTTTGATTGGACAGTTTGAACAGCAGAGTAATGTTGCGACTTTGGAAACGCTTGGTCTGGCATCTGCGATGGACTTTCTAGACGTATCAGCGGTGAGTAAATGGCTTGATGAAAAACAGGCTGAAAGAGTTATTTACCCCAATGTAGCCCAAGCAATTGTTGAATGGATCTTGCAAGGTAATTGGTCTAATCAACAAGATTTATGTGATGGTTTATGGCAACAAGTCGATTTCCCTAGTTACGCTTCAGTAAATTAA
- a CDS encoding AMP-dependent synthetase/ligase yields the protein MTNLDFHIVKRVREQVSHNGDRSALKHKIGDAWKSISWTQFGQQMDALSLALLSQHIGVQDKVGIFSNNIPQWTIADFAALQLRAVTVPIYPTNTADQSAYILQDADVKILFVGEQPQYDIALDIFEQCEQLQLVVAMDDSIDLKGFEHAIRWSQFIAMGQESDREELETRVAQANFEDLITLIYTSGTTGQPKGVMLDYRNIGSQLEGHDQRLNLTQDDVSLCFLPLSHVFERAWTFYVLYKGATNCYLHDVSHVREALSEVRPTVMCAVPRFYEKIFSAIHEKVARASFIRKVMFTWSVNMGAKMAVCHQEHRKPSWLLTQCYGIADKAVLSKLRGLLGGRINFMPCGGAKLDETIGRFFHAIGINVKLGYGMTETTATVSCWDDKCFNPDSIGLSMPGAQVKIGENNEILVRGPMVMRGYYKMPEETAKTFDEHGFLKTGDAGHIDEHGNLFITDRIKELMKTSGGKYIAPQVIEGAIGKDHFIEQIAVIADTRKFVSALIVPCFDALEEHAKELNIKYHDRLELLKNSEVLEMFEKRINELQHGLAKFEQVKKFKLLPKAFSMDEGELTPTQKLRRKVINSRYQDEIEEMYQEKKK from the coding sequence ATGACTAATTTAGATTTTCATATCGTTAAACGTGTTCGTGAGCAAGTCTCTCACAACGGTGATCGTAGTGCCCTGAAACACAAAATAGGGGATGCATGGAAAAGCATTAGTTGGACGCAATTTGGACAGCAGATGGACGCGTTATCATTAGCGCTTCTTTCTCAACATATTGGCGTTCAGGATAAGGTTGGTATTTTCTCCAACAATATTCCTCAATGGACCATTGCGGATTTTGCAGCATTGCAATTGAGAGCAGTGACTGTCCCTATCTATCCGACCAATACCGCCGATCAATCTGCTTACATTTTACAAGATGCAGATGTCAAAATTCTCTTTGTTGGTGAGCAGCCACAATACGATATCGCTTTAGACATTTTCGAACAATGTGAACAACTTCAGCTTGTCGTAGCTATGGACGACAGCATTGACCTGAAAGGCTTTGAACATGCCATTCGTTGGTCACAATTTATCGCGATGGGGCAAGAGTCTGATCGTGAAGAGCTGGAAACTCGCGTTGCTCAAGCCAATTTTGAAGATCTGATTACCTTAATCTATACCTCTGGTACAACCGGTCAGCCAAAAGGTGTCATGCTTGATTACCGTAATATCGGTTCACAGTTAGAGGGACACGATCAGCGTCTTAACTTAACTCAAGACGATGTTTCCTTGTGTTTCCTTCCGCTTTCTCACGTGTTTGAGCGAGCTTGGACTTTCTACGTGCTTTATAAAGGTGCGACCAACTGTTACCTGCATGATGTTTCTCACGTTCGTGAAGCATTGAGTGAAGTTCGTCCGACAGTAATGTGTGCGGTTCCTCGTTTCTACGAGAAGATTTTCTCTGCTATCCATGAAAAAGTGGCTAGAGCTTCTTTCATTCGCAAAGTGATGTTTACTTGGTCTGTGAACATGGGCGCGAAGATGGCGGTATGTCATCAAGAGCACCGTAAACCGTCTTGGTTGCTTACTCAATGCTACGGTATCGCGGATAAAGCGGTTCTGTCTAAATTGAGAGGATTATTAGGCGGGCGCATCAACTTTATGCCATGTGGTGGAGCGAAGTTAGATGAAACCATTGGCCGATTTTTCCATGCCATCGGAATCAATGTAAAACTTGGCTACGGTATGACCGAAACAACCGCGACGGTTTCTTGTTGGGATGACAAATGCTTCAATCCTGATTCTATTGGTCTGTCTATGCCTGGGGCTCAGGTTAAGATTGGCGAAAATAACGAGATTTTAGTTCGTGGTCCAATGGTGATGCGCGGCTACTACAAAATGCCGGAAGAGACGGCAAAGACATTTGATGAACACGGCTTCTTAAAAACTGGAGATGCTGGTCATATCGATGAGCATGGCAACCTGTTTATTACCGATCGCATCAAAGAACTAATGAAAACTTCAGGTGGTAAATATATTGCTCCTCAGGTTATTGAAGGCGCGATCGGTAAAGATCACTTCATCGAACAAATTGCCGTTATTGCAGATACACGTAAATTTGTGTCGGCGCTGATTGTTCCTTGTTTTGATGCGTTAGAAGAACATGCTAAAGAGCTGAATATCAAATATCACGACCGTTTGGAACTGCTAAAAAACAGTGAAGTGTTAGAGATGTTTGAAAAACGTATTAATGAACTTCAACATGGTTTAGCGAAGTTTGAACAGGTGAAAAAATTCAAGCTGCTACCTAAAGCATTCTCTATGGATGAAGGTGAGTTAACTCCGACGCAAAAGCTGCGCCGTAAGGTGATCAACTCTCGATATCAAGATGAGATTGAAGAGATGTATCAGGAAAAGAAAAAGTAG
- a CDS encoding YecA family protein: MSDITFPTYDILSGELKSASLGINPAELHGLLTGMLAGGLSLKDDSWQPLIFDYTNEGMGWPVKALEMAKQLLVATNAELTDTTLELSLVLPVGEGPEALFDFADGVADWVNHFISGLGLAGASLNKASSDAKEALEDLEEITKLGIDEDDDLEEQAHLLEQVLEHVKACALLLHAELGIKPEQDKAPTIH; encoded by the coding sequence ATGAGCGACATTACATTTCCGACTTACGACATTTTATCTGGCGAGCTGAAGTCAGCTTCGTTAGGCATAAATCCTGCTGAACTGCACGGTTTGTTGACTGGCATGTTAGCTGGTGGATTAAGTTTGAAAGACGACAGCTGGCAGCCTTTGATTTTCGATTACACCAATGAAGGCATGGGTTGGCCGGTTAAAGCGCTTGAAATGGCAAAACAACTTTTAGTGGCAACCAATGCTGAGTTGACGGACACCACTCTAGAGCTGAGTCTTGTTCTTCCGGTTGGAGAAGGCCCAGAGGCGCTGTTTGATTTTGCTGATGGAGTCGCGGATTGGGTAAACCACTTTATTTCAGGTTTAGGTTTAGCGGGTGCTTCTCTGAACAAAGCGTCATCTGATGCAAAAGAAGCACTAGAAGACCTTGAAGAAATTACCAAGCTAGGCATTGATGAAGACGATGATCTGGAAGAGCAAGCACACCTTTTAGAACAGGTGCTGGAGCACGTTAAAGCTTGTGCTCTGCTTCTGCATGCTGAGCTAGGGATTAAACCAGAGCAAGACAAAGCACCGACCATTCACTAA
- a CDS encoding acetolactate synthase 3 large subunit → MAMLSGAEMVVQSLIEEGVEQIFGYPGGSVLDIYDALHEKTEKIKHVLVRHEQAATHMADGYARATGKPGVVLVCSGPGATNTVTGIATAYMDSIPMIVISGNVATNLIGNDAFQECDIVGVSRPIVKHSFLVKKAEDIPETIKKAFYIASTGRPGPVVIDLPKDVMNPQIKLPYHYPESIKMRSYNPTTSGHKGQIKKALKALLEAKKPVLYVGGGASIAGAHEQVQQLAEKLNLPVVSTLMGLGVFPGTHKNALGMLGMHGVYEANMAMHNSDLIFGVGVRFDDRTTNNLEKYCPDAKIMHIDIDPSSISKNVKVDLPIVGSADQVLETMLQLLGEQEGGNDVEAIEQWWSEIQVWRDRKCLSYETSSERIKPQQVIETLFRLTNGDAYVASDVGQHQMFAALYYPFNKPRRWINSGGLGTMGFGLPAGMGVKFAMPQEEVVVVTGDGSIQMNIQELSTALQYDIPVKIINLNNRFLGMVKQWQDIIYQGRHSNSYMSSVPDFAAIAEAYGHVGIRINTPDELEAGLQKALDMKDRLVFVDINVDETEHVYPMQIKGEGMDKMWLSKTERT, encoded by the coding sequence ATGGCAATGTTATCCGGCGCAGAGATGGTCGTTCAGTCTCTGATCGAAGAAGGCGTAGAACAAATTTTTGGCTACCCAGGTGGTTCCGTTCTTGATATCTACGACGCCCTCCACGAAAAAACCGAAAAAATAAAGCATGTTCTTGTTCGTCATGAACAAGCTGCAACTCACATGGCTGACGGCTATGCACGTGCTACGGGTAAACCGGGTGTTGTGTTAGTGTGCTCTGGCCCTGGTGCAACAAATACAGTTACTGGCATCGCAACGGCATACATGGATTCGATCCCGATGATCGTAATCTCTGGTAACGTGGCAACCAATTTGATCGGTAATGATGCTTTCCAGGAGTGTGACATCGTTGGTGTTTCTCGCCCGATCGTTAAGCACAGCTTCTTAGTGAAGAAAGCGGAAGATATTCCAGAAACGATCAAGAAAGCGTTTTACATTGCATCGACTGGCCGCCCTGGTCCAGTGGTGATCGATCTACCTAAAGATGTAATGAATCCGCAGATTAAGCTTCCATACCATTACCCAGAATCAATCAAAATGCGTTCTTATAACCCGACGACTTCAGGTCACAAAGGGCAAATCAAGAAGGCGTTAAAAGCACTATTAGAAGCGAAAAAACCAGTGCTTTACGTGGGTGGTGGTGCATCTATCGCTGGTGCTCACGAACAAGTGCAGCAGCTAGCAGAAAAACTGAATTTGCCAGTCGTTAGCACTCTTATGGGGTTAGGCGTGTTCCCTGGAACACATAAGAATGCCCTAGGTATGCTGGGTATGCACGGTGTGTATGAAGCTAATATGGCTATGCACAATTCAGATTTGATCTTCGGTGTGGGGGTTCGTTTTGACGATCGAACTACCAACAATCTTGAGAAATATTGCCCGGATGCGAAGATCATGCACATCGATATCGATCCGTCTTCCATTTCCAAGAACGTTAAAGTTGATCTACCAATCGTAGGTTCTGCGGATCAAGTTTTGGAAACTATGTTGCAGCTTCTTGGTGAACAAGAAGGTGGCAACGATGTGGAAGCCATTGAACAATGGTGGAGCGAAATTCAAGTGTGGCGCGATCGCAAATGTTTGTCTTACGAAACATCAAGCGAACGCATTAAGCCTCAGCAAGTGATTGAAACCTTATTTAGACTGACTAATGGTGATGCGTATGTAGCATCAGACGTTGGCCAGCATCAGATGTTTGCAGCACTTTACTATCCGTTTAATAAACCACGTCGTTGGATCAACTCTGGCGGCTTAGGCACTATGGGCTTTGGTCTGCCAGCTGGTATGGGCGTTAAGTTTGCTATGCCACAAGAAGAAGTGGTAGTAGTAACCGGTGATGGCAGTATCCAGATGAATATTCAGGAGCTATCCACTGCGTTGCAATACGATATTCCGGTGAAAATCATTAACCTGAATAACCGTTTTCTAGGCATGGTAAAACAGTGGCAAGACATTATTTATCAAGGGCGACACTCTAACTCCTACATGAGTTCAGTACCGGATTTTGCAGCTATCGCAGAAGCTTATGGTCACGTTGGTATTCGCATCAACACACCTGATGAGCTAGAAGCTGGCCTGCAAAAAGCATTGGATATGAAAGACCGATTGGTTTTTGTTGATATCAATGTAGATGAAACTGAACACGTGTACCCAATGCAAATCAAAGGCGAGGGTATGGATAAAATGTGGTTGAGCAAAACGGAGAGAACCTAA
- the rpiA gene encoding ribose-5-phosphate isomerase RpiA — protein MTQDEMKKAAGWAALKYVEKGSIVGVGTGSTVNHFIDALGSIKDDIKGAVSSSIASTEKLKGLGIEVFDCNDVMSLDIYVDGADEINPQREMIKGGGAALTREKIVAAIADKFVCIVDGTKAVDVLGTFPLPVEVIPMARSYVARELVKLGGDPVYRQGVVTDNGNVILDVHGLHITHAKDLEAKINGIAGVVTNGLFAISGADVVITGTPEGAKIEE, from the coding sequence ATGACTCAAGATGAAATGAAAAAAGCTGCCGGTTGGGCTGCACTTAAATACGTAGAAAAAGGCAGCATTGTCGGCGTTGGTACTGGTTCAACAGTGAATCACTTCATCGATGCTTTGGGTTCAATCAAAGATGATATTAAAGGTGCCGTATCAAGCTCTATCGCTTCAACTGAGAAGCTTAAAGGTTTAGGCATTGAAGTCTTCGATTGTAACGATGTTATGAGCCTAGACATCTATGTTGATGGTGCAGATGAAATCAACCCTCAACGTGAGATGATCAAAGGTGGTGGCGCTGCACTGACTCGTGAAAAAATTGTTGCCGCTATTGCAGATAAATTTGTTTGTATCGTTGATGGTACCAAAGCCGTTGATGTACTAGGTACATTCCCACTTCCAGTTGAAGTAATCCCGATGGCTCGTTCATACGTTGCTCGCGAACTGGTTAAACTTGGTGGCGATCCAGTTTACCGTCAAGGGGTTGTGACCGATAACGGTAACGTTATTCTTGACGTTCACGGACTACACATTACTCATGCTAAAGACCTAGAAGCTAAAATTAACGGTATCGCAGGTGTTGTAACCAACGGTCTGTTCGCTATTAGCGGAGCCGATGTGGTGATCACAGGTACTCCTGAAGGCGCCAAAATCGAAGAATAA
- the ilvN gene encoding acetolactate synthase small subunit, with translation MRHIISILMENQPGALSRVVGLFSQRGYNIESLNVSPTDDGTLSRLNLTTTSTEMQLEQIQKQLHKLIDVLKVQEVTECDHIERELMLIKVKATGFARTEVNRTTDIFRGQIVDVTASQYTVQLAGTSEKLDAFIQAMAEVTEVVEVARSGVVGIARGERALRS, from the coding sequence ATGAGACACATTATTTCAATATTGATGGAAAACCAACCTGGTGCTTTGTCTCGCGTTGTTGGCCTGTTCTCTCAACGTGGCTACAACATAGAGAGTTTGAACGTATCTCCAACTGATGATGGCACTTTATCTCGTTTAAACTTGACCACGACCTCTACAGAAATGCAGCTTGAGCAGATTCAGAAACAACTGCATAAGCTGATTGATGTGCTGAAAGTTCAGGAGGTGACAGAGTGTGACCACATCGAACGTGAACTTATGCTTATTAAAGTGAAAGCGACAGGTTTCGCTCGCACAGAAGTTAACCGCACAACGGATATTTTCCGTGGTCAAATCGTCGATGTCACAGCATCTCAGTATACGGTTCAGCTTGCAGGAACCAGTGAAAAGCTTGATGCCTTTATTCAGGCAATGGCTGAAGTGACAGAGGTGGTTGAAGTCGCTCGTAGTGGCGTGGTTGGTATCGCACGTGGTGAGCGAGCATTACGTAGCTAA
- the zapA gene encoding cell division protein ZapA, with translation MSNQAVDVEILGKMTRVNCPAGQEDSLISAAQDLDRRLKEMADRTKVTNEVKLLTIAALNICYELQTYQQQNNGQQQEISERMEKLTVSLEEALNKVTLERI, from the coding sequence ATGAGTAATCAAGCGGTTGACGTTGAAATTTTAGGTAAAATGACACGGGTAAATTGCCCAGCGGGTCAGGAAGACTCTCTGATTAGTGCAGCCCAAGATCTAGACCGACGATTAAAAGAAATGGCTGACCGCACAAAAGTAACTAATGAAGTGAAGCTCTTAACTATTGCGGCGTTGAACATTTGCTATGAGTTGCAAACTTATCAGCAGCAAAACAATGGTCAACAGCAAGAAATCAGTGAACGCATGGAAAAGCTCACCGTTTCTCTAGAAGAAGCTCTCAATAAGGTGACACTAGAACGAATCTAG